The following DNA comes from Salvelinus sp. IW2-2015 unplaced genomic scaffold, ASM291031v2 Un_scaffold3216, whole genome shotgun sequence.
accaagMTTTAACTTCCTGAYtgatgtcttgagatgttgcttcaatatatccacatMATTTYCCTMCYtcatgatgccatctattttgtgaagtgcaccagtccctcctgcagcaaagtacccccacaacatgatgctgccacctccatgcttcacggttggaatggtgttcttcggcttgcaagcctccccctttttcctccaaacataacgatggtcattacggccaaacagttctagttacatcagaccagaggacatttctccaaaaagtacgatctttgtccccatgtgcagttccaaaccgtagtctggcttttttatggcggttttggagcagtggcttcttccttgctgagtggccatgcaggttatgtcgatataggactcattttactgtgggtatagatacttttgttcctgtttcctccagcatcttcacaaggtcctttgctgttgttctggttgattgatttgcactttcgcaccaaagtaagttcatctctaggagacagaacgcgtctccatcctgagcggtatgacggctgcgtggtcccatggtgtttatacttgcgtactattgtttgtacagatgaacgtggtaccttcaggcttttggaaattgctcccaaggatgaaccagacttgtggtctacaacttttttctggggtcttggctgatttcttttgattttcccatgatgccaagcaaagaagcacagtttgaaggtaggccttgaaataaatccacaggtacacctccaattgactcaaattatgtcaattagcctatcagaagcttctaaagccatgacatcaatttctggaattttccaagctgtttaaaggcacagtcaacttagtgtatgtaaacttctgacccactggaattgtgatagagtcaATTATAAGTGAAWtaatctgtctgtaaacaatagttggacaagtaatgtcctaaccgtcttgccaaaactatagaaagatagaaatttgtggagtggttgaaaaacgagttttaatgactccaacctaagtgtttgtaaacttccgacttcaactgttttttAAWTWttttttttaatttcacctttatttaaccaggtaggccagtagagaacaagttctcatttatgacctggccaagataaagcaaagcagtgcgacacaaacaacaacacagagttacacatggaataaacaaatttacagtcaattacacaatagaaaaaaatctatatacagtgtgtgcaaatgaggtaggattagGGAGGTRaggcaataaataggccgtagtggcaaagtaattacaatttagaaattaaaCACGGGAGCTCCCAATAACACACAAACGCATTGCAAGTCTGACCTTTTCATCCAGCAGCCTCTGCTGCACCATGTAGAAGGCCTGGCGAGTCACCCCATTTACTCTGCTAACTCTTGCTCCCCCGCCGCTTGCCCCGCTTGTCAGCACAAACACGGTCTTCATGCTGCTGTAGACAGCACTGTGAAGATTCTCGATGCAGGACAGACCTGGAACccaatctctctcctccaggcagAGACAGAACCTCCTCCGCCCCACGTTCTCCAGGTGGACCAGCAGCTCATTGTAGACCCAGTCTCTCACTGCGTGGTTGCCCGTGTCGAAGACCACAAAGGCATCATACTGACTCTGGCAGTTTGCCCCAGGCAGTTGGGAGTAGCCCTTGTGTCCTGCCCACAGCACCTGTTTGTTACAAAATAAATACTGTAATGTAGATGTTCAACATATGGACACATAAACACAACATTGATTTACAGCTGGGCCATTCAATTATGgtcttctaatcagggactgatcgTGCACTGGGAAATCATATTCGTGAACTATCTGGTAAATCAATGACATTACTTGATCAATTAACTACCAGGGAGGGAATACAACACAACATTGATGTTTAGAAGTACCTGGAAGCAGTACCAGACATCCCAGCCGTAGAGGTGCCTGAGTAGGGGCAAGGCAGTGAACACCAGAGTCAGGAAGGTAAGAGAGAGGAAGGCCAGGCTGCCATAAATTTCCTGGCAGGAGCGGGGGTCCATAGACAAAACACTAGCTCCTTGCTGCGACTCGGGGAAACCACAGTGTACGCCAGTGGTAAGAAGGAGGATCTCCACCTGGCTGGCACGCAGGAAGTCCGCAAACCAGGAAGTGTCGCAGGAGCAGTCAAAGGGGTTGGCATGCAGAGTGAGCAACTGGAGGGCACTGCCGTTCCTCAGTGGGGCAGGGAGGGACTGCCGATCCAACAGCTTGAGTTTGTTGTGGTTGAGGTAGAGAAAACGCAATGCCAATGCTTGGCTGAAAAAGTCTTCGGGGAGAAAGCTGATCTGGTTGTGACTAAGGTCCAGAAGGGTAAAGTTTTCCTGAAAATGTATGACTTTGTCGGGAAGTTCAGACAGATAGTTAACACTAAGGTTAAGGTGGCATAGTCGGCCGAGTGCTGTGATGTTCTCCCAGGGGAAATAGTTCAGTTTGTTGTTGCTGACCCGGAGCACCTTGAGGCTGACAGGCAGGTTACAGAAGGCTGCTGGTGAAAGAGACCTCAGCTGGTTCCTGGAGATATCTAGGTAGATAAGGTTGGTCAGGTTCTGGAAGAAGGTGATGTAGTCGTTGCTTCTAGTGTCCCACATGATGTCCAGGTTGTTCCCAGAGAAATACAGGTACCTGAGGGAGTCGCTGTACAATGTATGATCTATCCGCATCCCAATGCTGTTGTCAGACAGACTTAACGCCTCCAGATTAGGGAGGTTCTTGATGAACTCAAAGCGATGGCCCATGCCTCTCATTAGGAAGTGAAACTCATTGTTGCTGAGGTCCAAAGCCTTCAGAGTGGCATTGAGCTCCTTGAAGGCATCTCCATAGTACAGATCTATTCTGTTGTGGGCCATGCTGAGGTACGCCAGGTTGTCCAGGTGGAGAAACTGTTTGCCGTTTAAGCTCTGGCTCATGTAGTTGTAAGAGAGGTCCAAACAGACTGCCTTCTCCATACCTAGGAACAAACTGCCATTGAGGGTGAGGATGTTGTTTTGGGAAAGGTCAAAAGACATGGCACCATTGCAGAGATTATTTTTGAAGAAAAATATAGTTGGGTTTTGAGTGCACTCATCCTCCAGTATCGCCAACGTGTTTGGCCCTGGCTCGGCTGCAGTGACTACTGGACCTGGATGATGCCAGRGCTCATCTGGGACAGCCTTCCTGTCACTGAGCAACATGGGTGGGTTCTGAAGTTCCACTGTGGCATACCGGTTCTGGTTCTGAAAGCTCTTAAAGGACTTACACACTTTGGACTGAgtagagaaggatgggagaaattCCAGCATGTTCTGGGAAAGGTCCACCCTCACCAGGGCTGGTAGCTGGGCCAAGGCACTCAGATTACAGGATCTGATGAAGTTCATCCGCAGCTCAAGAACCTCCAGCCAACGGAACTTGGCCAGAACCGCCACACTTTCCTCTGAGACCATATGGAAGAAGTTCCCACTGAGGAGAAGTGTTTTCAGGCCAGACATCTGGGTCACGTTGGGAGACAGCACCAGCTCCTTGAAGGTTGTCATCGGCTCATAGTTGTAGATGAGGCTGATCCAAATGAGCCTCTTCAGCTCTATGAAGAAGGTACCGGTACGTATGGCAATGGCCAATAGGTTGTCCGATAGGTCCAATCCCTCTAGGTGTACCAGGGGACTGAAGAGGCCCTCTGGGATGTTGCGGAGAGAGTTTCCCCTCAGGCTGAGGAATTTGAGAGAGTTGTTCTGGGCGTAAAACGCATGTGGGTTGATGTCAAGGGGGGTGTTGTTGAAGCAGGGGAAGCAGGGCTGAGCAGCATGGTCACAGCGCTGGCAGTTCCAGCCCAGGTTGAGTTTACAGAGCTGGGTCAGATTGGCAAACGCCCACTCATCCAGCACAGAAATTTTATTCTCATTCAGATCCAGACTCTTCAGAGAGGGAGGCATTCCTGGAGGGATGGATGTTACGTTGTTAAAACCCAGGGTAAGGTATTGCAGCTGGGTAAGCTCCCTGAAGACTCTCTCGTCAATGTGGAAGGACTGGTTGCAGGGGTTACCATAGTAGCAGTTCATGGTGAGTAGCAGCTGCTTGAGGTTTGGTGTGCCGAGGGGCTGGGTTATGTTGTAAAGGTGGTTAGACTCCAGATTAAGGACTTCCARGCTGTCAGGTAGTCTGGGGAGGGGAGAAGTGAGGCTGTTTCCTTCCAGTAGGAGGGTGCTGAGGTTCTTAAGACACATGAAGGCATCCTTGTGGATCTCAACATGGCACGAGGGAGACCCCAAGGCCCTCATATGACTAGGGAGACAGTTCCTTGTCATGCTCAGTTTCTGGAGGTTTGGAACCCCAGAGAATGCATCCTTCCCTACCTGCTGAATCCCAGTATAGCTCAGGTCAAGTGAAAGGACAGAGGCTGAGCAGATCACTGGGATGCGGGTGAGCGCCCTCCGAGAGCAGTTCACCACACTGGAGTCTGCGTTGCTGTCGCAAGGGAAGAACTTGGGATTTATAGTTCTAACAGCTGGTGGTAGTAGACATAAGCAGAGGAGAACTCCATATCCCTGCATGACCTGGACCAAGAGAAATAAACATTCGTACCACAAAATATATCTTATTTAAAAGTCAAATAATAACTGCACAGAAGTACAAACAATGAAAGTTGATCACAGCAAGTCCCAGCTATGGGCAATGTTTAAACCAGGTCCAAGCCTTATCAAAATGGGTTTCAGACGCTAACTGCAAATGACCACACGACTGCAAATACAGTACAATCATGAGACAACCAGTATAAAACAGTAAATTCTGGTACATTAATAATAGTATTCAAATTATGAGTATTCACCTCAATGTAAAGTTTTCATGGCCTTGCACAGATATTAACTGGCATATTAGAAGTGAGAATTACACTTACCGTGGAAGGTTTTGAGCCTCAATAACCCACTGGAGGTAAATTATAATGAAACGTGATGTTGTTTCGAATGGAATAGACCGATGCTTTATTCCAAAACAAGTTTCTGCCAACCTTTCCTCCAAATAAAGCATCCCGTATCGAGAAAGAAAAGCCTTGAATGACAGACCAGATGTAAAAAGACTAGTTTAAGTACCAGGACTTATGTAACACAATTCAGAAATGAAGAAGTGAAACCTTCCCAGACAGATGTCTGTCAACTGACAGGGCTTTTTACataatgaaaatctgaaatggcaTGTCACCTCCCCTGTCTATCCTATGATCAGATATCAAATACACAGGTACTTAAAAATgacattaaaaataataatttatcaaTATTTTGTGACATACACCAGATAGCTACAGTgaaaggtgttgttttacaggtttAAAACTTGACCACCYTTGATGCATAACATTGCAACATTACAACCAATTATGTTTTATGCCTTTTGAAAAAAATTAAAGATCCATACATAAAATATCCAATGGCTATGGTAGGCTGCAAATCCTTTTATTCAGCTGAAGCAAGCCTACACATTTTCTTCGGGAAATGTACCTTTTCTAGTTTAGTCATATTTATCTTAGCTACCTTAGAAGTGTTTACTTTGCAGGGTGAGTagaagtggtggaaaaagtactaaattgtcatacttgagtaaaagtatagataccttaatagaaaatgactcaagtaaaagtgaaagtcacccagtaaaatactacttcagtaaaagttaaaagtaaatgtaattgttaaaatatacttttgtatcaaaagtaaaagtataaatcatttctaattccttatattaaaaataacacaccattttcaaaaaaaaatctggatagccatgggcacactccaacactcagaattcaattacaaattaaacatttgtgtttagtaagttcgtcagatcagaggcaattgggatgaccagggacgttctcttgataagtgagtgaattggaccattttcctgtcctgctaagcattcaaagtgTAAAGAGTAGTTttcggtgtcagggaaaatgtatggaacaAAAAGTACATaatattctttaggaatgtatgaAGTAAAAGTATCAAATgtcaatagtaaagtacagaaaccccaaaaaacgactttagtactttacaccactgctgactAGCATCTATTGAGTTTGCAATGTCCCAAACATTGGATGTCCAAATCAACTGGAAGTACTGCATCTACAAACAAATTTAACATaatctaaaataaatattttttccaaAATGACTGCGATTCAAATTATTTTGATTCACCTGATTCGATTAATCACAATTGAACCGAATCTCAAATAATAAATGGCAAAGTGAATCGTTCATTTTGTCAGAAATAATTGTTTAAATGAATAATCTGATTCATTCCAAAATTGAATCAACTTATTCGCAAGTGTTGGTGGAAAGTTTTTTGGGACATGACGAAAACATTAATATATGCTAATAACAGCTTAACAGTTAACTACAGTGTACAATACATGTTTTGAATTGGTTACCtaaatacagtggtgtaaagtacttaagtaaaaatactttaaagttctaCTTAACGAGTATCTATACTTTgctattttgacaacttttacttcactacattcctaaagacaataatgtactttttactccatacattttccctgacatccaaaagtacccgttacattttcaatgcttagcaggacagaaaatagtcaaattcacacacttatcaagaaaacatccctagtcatccccactgcctctgatctggtggattcactaaaaacaaatgcttagtttgtaaattaagtctgagtgttggagtgtgccactggctatccataaatacatttttaaaaattgtgctgtctggtttgcttaataaggaatttgaaatgattcatgcttttagttttacttttgatacttaagtgtatttcagcaattatatttacttttgatacttaagtgtatttaaaactaaatatgtttttacttttattcaagtagtattcagaccccttccacatGTTGTCTTATTCTAAGATTGAGTATTAAAAAAAATCCCCtcctcaatcaacacacaataccccataatgacaaagcgaaaacaagtttttaggaaaaaaaacaaaaacagaaataccttacttacataagtattcagaccctttgctatgagacttgaaattgagttcaggtgcatcctgtttccattgataattcttgagatgtttctacaacttggttggagtccacctgtggtaaattcaattgattggacatgatttgtaaaggcacacacccacagtgcatgtcagagcaaaaaccaagcaatgaggttgaagaattgtccgtagagctccaagacaggattgtgtcgaagcacagatctggggaagggtaccaaaaaatgcctgcagcattgaaggttcccaagaacacagtggccgccatcattcttaaatggaagaagtttggaaccaccaagactcttcgccctgccaaactgagggaggtgacgaagaacccgatggtcactctgacagagctccagagttcctctgtggagatgggagaacctttcagaacgacaaccatttctgcaacactccaccaatcaatatggtagagtggccactcctcagtaaaaggcccatgacagcccgcttggagtttgccaaaagacacctaaaggactctcagaccatgagaaacaagattctctggtctgatgaaaccaagattgaactctttggcctgaatgccaagcgtcacatctggaggaaacttggcaccatccctacggtgaagcatggtggtggcagcatcatgctgtagggatgtatttcagcggcagggactgggagactggtcaggatcgtgtggaaagatgaacggagaaatgtacagagagatccctgatgaacacctgctccagagctctcaggacttcagactgggacaaaggttcaccttccaacaggacaacaagcctaagcacacagccaagacaacgcaaaagtggctttgggacaagtctctgaatgcccttcagtggcctagccagagcccggattggAACCtgttcaaacatctctggagagaccagaaaatagctgtgcagcgacgctccccatccaacgtgacagagcttgagaggatctgcagagaagaatgggagaaactccccaaaaacatgtgtgccaagcttgtagcgtcatacccaagaagacttaaggctgtaatcgctgccaaaggcgcttcaacaaagtattgagtaaagggtctgaatacatatgtaaatgtgatatcagttattgtaatacatttgctaaaatggaTAAAATMATTTTWatgctttgtcattatgggtgttgtgtgtaggttgatgagggggaaaaaactatttcatcaattttagaatgagacaGTAAATGCACTCTACCTTCTGCTGCAACGTCcaactgtctttctctccttgAGCAACAAACAGCCCACTCATCTCGCACATATGCAGGTGATGCACACAAACAGACGTGTTTTCCGATCCTGGCTGAWATGtggatttttatttgattgataaAACAGTAAACTGTGCCTATACATTCCATTAACAGAAATGTTATTAATTAACTTCCATGACTTTTCAGATTTGATAATTTCCCCAAAACTTTTCCCGGCACAGAAAACATTTAACAATTCTGTGACTTGAACCCTGCCTTGGAGCAAATTaaggttaagtaccttgctcaagggcacagacagatttttcactttgtcgGCTCAGGTACCTTTCAGTTaaaggcccaacgctctaaccgctaggctacctaccacccttTGTTCAATATATACCACTGACAAAACCTCATCTTTCCATGTTCTCCCAGTATCATAGTGCAAAATGATGGAAGGAAAAGTGGCAATGAGGGACATattcaacatatacagttgaagtcggaagtttacatacacttaggttggagtcattaaaaRtcgcttttcaaccactccacaaatttcttgttaacagactatagttttggcaagtcggtttttccaacaattgtttacagacagattaattcactgtatcacaattccagtgggtcagaagtttacataYactaagttgactgcctttaaacagcttggaaaataccagaaaatgatgtcatggctttagaagcttctgatttgagtcaattggaggtgtacctgtggatgtatttcaaggcctaccttcaaactcagtgtctcttcgcttgacatcatgggaaaatcaaaagaaatcagccaagacctcaatttttttttttatagacctccacaagtttggttgatccttgggagcaatttccaaacgcctgaaggtaccacgttcatctgtacaaacaatagtacgcaagtataaacactatgggaccacgcagccatcataccgctgaggaaggagacacgttctgtctcctagagatgaacgtactttggtgcgaaaagtgcaaatcaatcaaccagaacaacagcaaggaccttgtgaagatgctggaggaaacaggtgcaaaactatctatatccacagtaaaacaagtcctatattcacataacctgaaaggccgctcagcaaagaagaagccactgctccaaaaccgccttaaAAAAGCCRGActacggtttggaactgcacatggggacaaagatcgtactttttggagaaatgtcctctggtctgatgtaacagaaatagaacggtttggccataatgaccattgttatgtttagaggaaaaagggggaggcttgcaatccgaagaacaccatcccaaccgtgaagcacgggggtggcagcatcatgttgtgggggtgctttgctgcaggagggactggtgcacttcacaaaatagatggcatcatgaagtagggaaatgatgtggatatattgaagcaacatctcaagacatcaatcaggaagttaaatcttggtcgcaaatgggtcttccaaatggacaatgaccccaagcatacttccaaagttgtggcaaaatggcttaaggacaacaaagtcaaggtattggagtggccatcacaaagccctgacctcaaacctatagaacatttgtgggcagaactgaaaaagcgtgtgcgagcaaggaggcctacaaacctgactcagttacaccagctctgtcaggaggaatgggccaaaattcactcaacttattgtgggaagcttgtggaaggctacccgaaacatttgacccaagttaaacaatttaaaggcRatgctaccaaatactaattgagtgtatgtaaacttctgacccactgggaatgtgatgaaagaaataaaatctgaaataaatcgcTCTCTCtaacattattctgacatttcacattcttaaaataaagtggtgatcctaactgacctaagacagggaattYttactaggattaaatgtcaggaattttgtttaaatataatagtttaaatatattttaaaaaaagacatgttttatagccaaaacatgttttattgataGAATCATCAGAGAAAGATCCCTGGTTGTTACAATCAGTATAAAGCATCTGTAACCCTGGAAAGCACCATCAGAATGAACGTAATGAGTACAATGTGTAGTGTAGACCTTTCACCGGGTGTTACCATTACTTGGTCCATAATGTTAGCTCAAGAATATTCAAAGTACTTTCTTTCTCTTCATATTATGATCACATTAATCACAATTTAGATGATGAAACTATACGGCTGTTTAAKATCTTTCTAAATAAAAAGGTCTTCGATCATTTCTGAACGGCAGTACCCATAGCCCTTGTTTAATCATAGGCGGAACCttttgaaagttgaaaataaggATTAGTGTTGCTAAATGACAGGCAAAAATCAATGTGTTTCAACAGTTTCATATTTGATATAGGACCAGATRACGTGCCATCCTTCAGAAGGTGTAATTCCAAAGCTATAAACTAATGCAGATGCTCTAATCACAGATGACTTAGTGCAGGTAGTCTACAGTACCCTCAGTGCTTTGGCCTGACCCTCACACCGTTATTATACAGATTAACATCCTGTTGTTAGCATGCTAGAGCTATCATAGGGTTAGCGTGCTAGAGCTAATGGTATCGTCACAGAGACAGGTGCTGGGTCACCCAGAGAGCGATGTTCATGAAGCCATCAGACTCCGCGTCCACCTTGGACAGGGAGTGGTTGTTCCCAGGGTACCATAGCAACCTGAAAGAAAGGCATCCAGGCGGAGTTAAGAAACTAGAGTCAGCTAATCATgaagtaaacaacaacaacaacatcggGCTGACAAGAAAGACCAACTAAGAAAGACCATGGAAGCGTGAGGCTAAACTTCTGTTTTGGTGCTGCAGCTATCACGTTTATAGGAGATTGAAGCTCACCCATGCACATGCAAAGATACTGTGTAATACTGAGTGCATTATCTTGCATAGCATTCATCTGCGGTTCATCCCactgctcgtggcaacgtcaaATCACTGAGTCTCAGTTTAAGACAATATTTTTTWTWtattttttttacaaataggaAGAGGAGAATCTGTTTTTGGCAAGCACCCCCATTAACTGGTTAGCTGTTGATTACCTTTACTTAACGCATACGAAGTACTTCACTGTCTTTATTCTGATATGTGACCACCACACCACTAAATACTACATTACCCAGCAgccaacagcacaaaggcagTTTACTCACCGCACTGGGACTTGTAGTGCCTTCAAGGCTCTGTAGTACTCAATTCCCTGCTTAGGGGGCACACGCTTATCATCCTCTCCCAGAGTCAGCAACACAGGAGTCTTCACCTGAATGGCGACGACA
Coding sequences within:
- the tlr9 gene encoding toll-like receptor 9, giving the protein MQGYGVLLCLCLLPPAVRTINPKFFPCDSNADSSVVNCSRRALTRIPVICSASVLSLDLSYTGIQQVGKDAFSGVPNLQKLSMTRNCLPSHMRALGSPSCHVEIHKDAFMCLKNLSTLLLEGNSLTSPLPRLPDSLEVLNLESNHLYNITQPLGTPNLKQLLLTMNCYYGNPCNQSFHIDERVFRELTQLQYLTLGFNNVTSIPPGMPPSLKSLDLNENKISVLDEWAFANLTQLCKLNLGWNCQRCDHAAQPCFPCFNNTPLDINPHAFYAQNNSLKFLSLRGNSLRNIPEGLFSPLVHLEGLDLSDNLLAIAIRTGTFFIELKRLIWISLIYNYEPMTTFKELVLSPNVTQMSGLKTLLLSGNFFHMVSEESVAVLAKFRWLEVLELRMNFIRSCNLSALAQLPALVRVDLSQNMLEFLPSFSTQSKVCKSFKSFQNQNRYATVELQNPPMLLSDRKAVPDEXWHHPGPVVTAAEPGPNTLAILEDECTQNPTIFFFKNNLCNGAMSFDLSQNNILTLNGSLFLGMEKAVCLDLSYNYMSQSLNGKQFLHLDNLAYLSMAHNRIDLYYGDAFKELNATLKALDLSNNEFHFLMRGMGHRFEFIKNLPNLEALSLSDNSIGMRIDHTLYSDSLRYLYFSGNNLDIMWDTRSNDYITFFQNLTNLIYLDISRNQLRSLSPAAFCNLPVSLKVLRVSNNKLNYFPWENITALGRLCHLNLSVNYLSELPDKVIHFQENFTLLDLSHNQISFLPEDFFSQALALRFLYLNHNKLKLLDRQSLPAPLRNGSALQLLTLHANPFDCSCDTSWFADFLRASQVEILLLTTGVHCGFPESQQGASVLSMDPRSCQEIYGSLAFLSLTFLTLVFTALPLLRHLYGWDVWYCFQVLWAGHKGYSQLPGANCQSQYDAFVVFDTGNHAVRDWVYNELLVHLENVGRRRFCLCLEERDWVPGLSCIENLHSAVYSSMKTVFVLTSGASGGGARVSRVNGVTRQAFYMVQQRLLDEKLDVAVLVLLDEVFPKLKYLQLRKRLCRKSVLSWPRNPQAQPLFWNHMKTALGSDNIRSYDNNVSESFI